Proteins from a single region of Salipiger sp. H15:
- a CDS encoding GNAT family N-acetyltransferase, with product MFTPCDSTDIPALAGMLRGLGPTGEAGLRDDLAAAMDAGAQLRAYRVGGVPRGYLVWRWQGGEGPRRAVLEHIWVEPSWRRRGVARRLIAGFEAEIAGQGAQGWITRVEAANAPSRALMLGAGAIGAVEVLEKRLQAPA from the coding sequence ATGTTTACCCCTTGCGATTCAACGGACATTCCCGCGCTTGCCGGGATGTTGCGCGGGCTCGGCCCAACCGGCGAGGCCGGTTTGCGCGATGATCTTGCCGCCGCGATGGACGCGGGCGCGCAGCTGCGCGCCTACCGGGTGGGGGGCGTGCCGCGCGGCTACCTCGTGTGGCGCTGGCAGGGCGGCGAGGGGCCGCGCCGGGCGGTGCTCGAGCACATCTGGGTAGAGCCCTCGTGGCGGCGGCGCGGCGTGGCGCGGCGGCTCATCGCCGGGTTCGAGGCCGAGATCGCCGGGCAGGGCGCGCAGGGCTGGATCACCCGCGTGGAGGCCGCCAACGCACCCTCGCGCGCGCTGATGCTGGGCGCCGGGGCCATCGGGGCGGTCGAGGTGCTGGAAAAGCGCCTTCAGGCGCCCGCCTGA
- a CDS encoding TolC family outer membrane protein: MTGVCLAAGLAMPAAAESLADALAGAYNTSGLLEQNRAVLRAADEEVAQAIAALRPVIAWTGDISRSYGTTRSLATGFEWTGSATDTASIGLSATLTLFDGGANRLSVDAAKETVLATRSGLVSVEQDVLLRAVNAFMEVRRAIETLALRQNNVRVIGEELRAAEDRFEVGEVTRTDVASAEARLAAARSLLAAAEGALAQAREEYRASVGRLPGDLVSPGSLPRIPATAEDAKRIALRAHPDIIQVQHQVAASEIAIAVTQASMSPTVALQGTYGYDESFDSEAGTRGGTIGLNFGGPIYQGGNLSSLKRQSIATRDQNRAALLQLTKSIPQSVANAYANLRVAQAARAASDEQVRAATVAFRGTREEATLGARTTLDVLDAEQELLDARNTQISAEVDETIAAYSVLYTMGQLTAEDLALNVPRYDPAEYYNLVKSAPVQSRQGEDLNRILKAMGKQ; encoded by the coding sequence ATGACGGGCGTCTGTCTCGCGGCCGGGCTCGCGATGCCCGCCGCGGCGGAGTCGCTGGCGGATGCACTCGCCGGGGCCTACAACACCAGCGGCCTGCTCGAGCAGAACCGCGCGGTGCTGCGCGCCGCCGACGAAGAGGTCGCGCAGGCCATCGCCGCGCTGCGGCCGGTCATCGCCTGGACCGGTGACATCTCGCGCAGCTACGGCACCACGCGCAGCCTCGCAACCGGCTTCGAATGGACCGGCTCGGCCACCGACACCGCCTCGATCGGCCTTTCCGCCACGCTGACCCTGTTCGACGGCGGCGCCAACCGCTTGTCGGTCGACGCGGCCAAGGAAACCGTCCTTGCCACCCGCTCCGGCCTCGTGTCGGTCGAGCAGGACGTGCTGCTGCGCGCCGTCAACGCCTTCATGGAAGTGCGCCGCGCCATCGAGACCCTGGCCCTGCGCCAGAACAACGTGCGCGTGATCGGCGAGGAACTCCGCGCCGCCGAGGACCGCTTCGAGGTGGGGGAAGTCACCCGCACCGACGTCGCCTCCGCCGAGGCCCGCCTTGCCGCCGCCCGCTCGCTGCTGGCCGCCGCCGAGGGCGCGCTGGCGCAGGCGCGCGAGGAATACCGCGCCTCCGTCGGCCGTCTTCCGGGCGATCTCGTGTCGCCGGGCAGCCTGCCGCGCATCCCGGCCACCGCCGAGGACGCCAAGCGCATCGCGCTGCGCGCGCATCCCGACATCATCCAGGTGCAGCACCAGGTGGCCGCCTCGGAGATCGCCATCGCGGTCACCCAGGCCTCGATGAGCCCGACCGTCGCGCTGCAGGGCACCTACGGCTACGACGAGAGCTTCGACAGCGAGGCCGGCACCCGCGGCGGCACCATCGGCCTCAACTTCGGCGGCCCGATCTACCAGGGCGGCAACCTCAGCTCGCTGAAGCGCCAGTCGATCGCCACCCGCGACCAGAACCGCGCGGCGCTGCTGCAGCTGACCAAGTCGATCCCGCAATCCGTTGCCAACGCCTATGCCAACCTGCGCGTCGCGCAGGCGGCCCGCGCCGCCTCGGACGAGCAGGTCCGCGCCGCAACCGTCGCCTTCCGCGGCACCCGCGAGGAAGCGACGCTCGGCGCGCGCACCACGCTCGACGTGCTCGATGCCGAGCAGGAACTGCTCGACGCGCGCAACACCCAGATCTCGGCAGAGGTCGACGAGACCATCGCGGCCTATTCGGTGCTCTACACCATGGGCCAGCTCACCGCCGAGGATCTCGCGCTGAACGTGCCGCGCTACGACCCGGCCGAGTATTACAACCTGGTCAAGTCGGCCCCGGTCCAGTCCCGCCAGGGCGAGGATCTGAACCGCATCCTGAAGGCGATGGGGAAGCAGTAA
- a CDS encoding protein-L-isoaspartate O-methyltransferase: MTDFVTLRRMMVDTQVRPSDVTKFPVIEAMLRVPREVFVPDELADAAYVGHNIDLGEGRVVLDARTFAKMLDALNVDGDDLVLDIGAGLGYSSAVIARIAEAVVAVEDDADRAAEAQPLLMEHADNVILHTGPLVEGAPQHGPYDAIVVEGGIETLPASIEAQLKDGGRIACIFMDGALGTVKVGWKIDGTITWRFSFNATAPVLAGFEKEVAFAL; the protein is encoded by the coding sequence ATGACCGATTTCGTCACCCTCCGCCGTATGATGGTTGATACGCAGGTTCGTCCCTCGGACGTCACCAAGTTCCCTGTCATCGAAGCCATGCTCCGGGTTCCGCGCGAAGTCTTCGTGCCGGACGAACTGGCCGACGCGGCCTACGTGGGGCACAACATCGACCTTGGCGAAGGACGTGTCGTGCTCGACGCGCGCACCTTCGCGAAGATGCTCGACGCGCTGAACGTCGACGGGGACGACCTCGTCCTCGATATCGGCGCCGGGCTCGGCTACAGTTCCGCGGTCATCGCGCGCATCGCTGAGGCGGTGGTCGCGGTCGAGGACGACGCGGACCGCGCCGCCGAGGCGCAGCCGCTGCTGATGGAGCATGCGGACAACGTGATCCTGCACACCGGCCCGCTTGTCGAAGGCGCGCCGCAGCACGGCCCCTACGACGCGATCGTCGTCGAGGGCGGGATCGAGACGCTGCCCGCCTCCATCGAGGCACAGCTCAAGGACGGCGGGCGGATTGCCTGCATTTTCATGGACGGGGCGCTGGGAACGGTAAAGGTCGGCTGGAAGATCGACGGCACCATCACCTGGCGGTTTTCTTTCAACGCCACCGCGCCGGTGCTTGCCGGGTTCGAAAAAGAGGTGGCCTTCGCGCTCTGA
- a CDS encoding fructosamine kinase family protein, whose product MSRGALEQALGARITGSRALHGGDLSEVFLATLADGREAVLKRGPRVAAEARMLRAIAATGARAPEVLAQAEGWLALEALPETAPSPAGWQALGQEVRRLHGCTGPGYGWAEGYGFGPLPLDNAPRPDWPGFWAEARLRPFLPHLPARLARRVAELAARLPDLLPAVPPAALLHGDLWTGNALFMQGAAALIDPACYHGHAEVDLAMLELFGTPPAAFWQGYGPTEPGREARRPVYQLFPALVHLRLFGGGYAGMVSGLLDQAGA is encoded by the coding sequence TTGAGCAGAGGCGCGCTCGAGCAGGCGCTCGGCGCGCGCATCACCGGCAGCCGGGCGCTGCACGGGGGTGATCTCTCGGAGGTCTTTCTCGCCACGCTGGCGGATGGCCGCGAGGCCGTGCTGAAGCGCGGCCCGCGCGTTGCTGCCGAGGCGCGGATGCTGCGCGCCATCGCCGCCACCGGGGCGCGTGCGCCCGAGGTGCTGGCGCAGGCTGAGGGCTGGCTGGCGCTGGAGGCCCTGCCCGAGACCGCGCCGAGCCCTGCCGGGTGGCAGGCGCTGGGGCAGGAGGTGCGCCGGCTGCATGGCTGCACCGGGCCGGGTTATGGCTGGGCCGAGGGATACGGCTTCGGCCCCCTGCCCCTCGACAATGCGCCCCGCCCGGACTGGCCGGGCTTCTGGGCCGAGGCGCGGCTGCGGCCCTTCCTGCCGCATCTGCCCGCGCGGCTTGCGCGGCGCGTCGCGGAGCTTGCCGCGCGCCTGCCCGATCTCCTGCCCGCCGTCCCGCCCGCCGCGCTGCTGCATGGCGATCTCTGGACCGGCAACGCGCTCTTCATGCAGGGCGCGGCCGCGCTCATCGACCCGGCCTGCTACCACGGTCATGCCGAGGTGGACCTTGCCATGCTCGAGCTCTTCGGCACCCCGCCCGCCGCCTTCTGGCAGGGCTACGGGCCGACGGAGCCCGGCCGCGAGGCCCGCCGCCCGGTCTACCAGCTTTTCCCGGCGCTGGTGCACCTGCGGCTCTTCGGCGGCGGATATGCGGGCATGGTCAGCGGGCTGCTCGATCAGGCGGGCGCCTGA
- a CDS encoding DUF883 domain-containing protein has product MAQTATKSNGTPKVAEPLPTDSEALSDQIKTLRADMASLAELVGEIGKRRGAEYKAAGEAKAQEMRDRGEEALREAGVRVAELENSARGQIQANPFQAIGLAAAVGFLIGYIGSRR; this is encoded by the coding sequence ATGGCCCAGACTGCAACCAAATCGAACGGCACCCCGAAGGTCGCCGAGCCGCTGCCGACCGACAGCGAGGCACTGAGCGATCAGATCAAGACGCTGCGCGCCGACATGGCCTCGCTGGCCGAGCTGGTGGGCGAGATCGGCAAGCGCCGCGGCGCCGAGTACAAGGCCGCCGGCGAAGCCAAGGCGCAGGAGATGCGCGACCGCGGCGAGGAGGCCCTGCGCGAGGCCGGTGTCCGCGTGGCCGAGCTCGAGAACAGCGCGCGCGGCCAGATCCAGGCCAACCCGTTCCAGGCCATCGGCCTTGCCGCGGCCGTCGGTTTCCTCATCGGTTACATCGGCAGCCGGAGGTAA
- the efp gene encoding elongation factor P has product MPKINGNEIRPGNVLEHDGGLWAAVKVDHVKPGKGGAFAQVEMKNLRNGSKLNERFRSADKVERVRLEQKDMQFLYEDAGQLIFMDAETYEQVQLPADILGERRPFLQDGMTILVEFHEEEALNATLPQKVTCKIVETEPVVKGQTAANSFKPAVLDNGVRVLVPPFVGQDEMIIVNTETMEYSERA; this is encoded by the coding sequence ATGCCCAAGATCAACGGTAACGAGATCCGCCCCGGCAACGTGCTGGAGCATGACGGCGGCCTCTGGGCCGCGGTAAAGGTCGACCACGTCAAGCCCGGCAAGGGCGGCGCCTTTGCCCAGGTCGAGATGAAGAACCTGCGCAACGGCTCCAAGCTGAACGAGCGTTTCCGTTCGGCGGACAAGGTCGAGCGCGTCCGTCTCGAGCAGAAGGACATGCAGTTCCTCTACGAGGACGCCGGCCAGCTGATCTTCATGGACGCCGAGACCTACGAGCAGGTGCAGCTCCCCGCCGACATCCTCGGCGAGCGTCGCCCCTTCCTGCAGGACGGCATGACCATCCTCGTCGAATTCCACGAGGAAGAGGCGCTGAACGCGACCCTGCCGCAGAAGGTCACCTGCAAGATCGTCGAGACCGAGCCGGTCGTCAAAGGCCAGACCGCTGCCAACAGCTTCAAGCCCGCCGTGCTCGACAACGGCGTGCGCGTCCTCGTGCCGCCCTTCGTCGGCCAGGACGAGATGATCATCGTGAACACCGAGACCATGGAGTATTCGGAACGCGCATAA
- a CDS encoding DUF6280 family protein has translation MKDFVDSTAYHAEQGNRARKLFAAVVLAALDDAIADDKKYGNGPEQIARWARSRDGREVLSCAGIDPNERVVSGLMEFVSKGVRTSVALSREESERRHAAAAAEQAEAA, from the coding sequence ATGAAGGATTTCGTGGACAGCACAGCCTACCATGCCGAACAAGGCAACCGCGCGCGGAAACTTTTTGCCGCTGTGGTTCTGGCTGCGCTCGACGATGCAATCGCCGACGACAAGAAATACGGCAATGGTCCGGAGCAGATCGCCCGCTGGGCACGCTCGCGCGACGGCCGTGAAGTACTGAGCTGCGCTGGTATCGACCCGAACGAGCGGGTTGTGTCCGGCCTGATGGAATTCGTTTCGAAAGGTGTTCGCACCTCGGTCGCGCTGTCGCGCGAAGAGAGCGAGCGTCGTCACGCAGCTGCAGCCGCGGAACAAGCCGAAGCCGCTTGA